A window of the Verminephrobacter eiseniae EF01-2 genome harbors these coding sequences:
- a CDS encoding AMP-binding protein, with translation MTVSSTASNATLAALAHEGGSIGGIILSAIGRYPDRVAFIDGDRSITYTELGRLVGKAMAAFSSLGLQRGDGVMQLSGNRVEVFVVMAAAYLLGLRSVTLHAMGGYDDHVYIVNDADPSVFISEQAHQQRAVALRAGCPGVPRWFAHGSCEGFADFWELADTMEPAPLVSHAASTDIIRLAYTGGTTGKPKGVMLANRSVWMQAVLLMAARGLRPGTRVLCPTPISHGAGAMIVPTLALGGTFVLQRGFDPDRFIDAVKEHRIGSVFLVPTMIYKLLDHPRCATADFSSLELLSYGASPMTPARIREAISRIGPVLAQSYGQTECPSNILHLTPEDHCRADVDTLASAGMPYPGVTVALLDANDQPIEPDEVGELCVRSPLVMDGYWKQPEQTAEALRNGWLHTGDMARRDSHGYYYLVDRRKDMVISGGFNVYPKEIEDVIAQHPSVAAVAVIGVPDERWGEAVKAIVVIRPDVRVGPEELREFVRHAKGAVCTPKTVDFVEALPLTPLGKPDKKALRERYWGSLARSIH, from the coding sequence ATGACTGTCTCTTCAACGGCATCGAACGCGACGCTCGCAGCGCTGGCTCACGAGGGTGGGAGCATCGGCGGGATCATCCTCTCGGCCATCGGCCGGTATCCCGATCGCGTGGCGTTCATCGACGGCGATCGGTCCATCACCTACACGGAACTGGGTCGCCTCGTCGGCAAGGCCATGGCTGCGTTCTCATCGCTGGGATTGCAGCGTGGCGACGGCGTGATGCAGCTTTCCGGCAATCGGGTGGAAGTCTTCGTCGTAATGGCCGCCGCGTACCTGCTCGGCCTGCGTTCCGTCACGTTGCACGCCATGGGCGGCTACGACGATCACGTCTATATCGTGAACGACGCCGATCCCTCCGTGTTCATCTCGGAGCAGGCTCACCAGCAACGTGCGGTGGCCCTGCGCGCGGGGTGTCCGGGAGTGCCTCGATGGTTCGCGCACGGTTCCTGCGAGGGCTTTGCCGATTTTTGGGAGCTGGCCGACACCATGGAGCCCGCCCCACTGGTCTCGCATGCAGCCAGTACCGACATCATTCGCCTAGCCTACACCGGTGGTACGACCGGCAAGCCCAAGGGCGTGATGCTCGCCAACCGTTCTGTATGGATGCAGGCGGTACTGCTCATGGCCGCGCGCGGCCTTCGGCCAGGAACACGCGTTCTGTGTCCGACCCCGATCTCGCATGGTGCGGGCGCCATGATCGTGCCAACGCTTGCACTGGGTGGCACGTTCGTTCTGCAGCGTGGATTCGATCCGGATCGCTTCATCGACGCGGTCAAAGAACATCGGATTGGTTCGGTGTTCCTGGTGCCGACGATGATCTACAAGTTGCTCGATCATCCACGGTGCGCGACGGCCGACTTCTCTTCGTTGGAGCTGTTGTCATATGGCGCATCGCCCATGACGCCCGCGCGCATTCGCGAAGCGATCTCCCGCATCGGGCCCGTGCTGGCGCAAAGTTACGGGCAGACGGAGTGCCCGAGCAACATCCTTCACCTGACGCCCGAGGACCATTGCCGTGCGGACGTGGACACGCTCGCATCAGCGGGTATGCCTTATCCGGGTGTGACGGTGGCCCTACTGGACGCAAACGATCAGCCGATCGAGCCTGATGAGGTGGGCGAGCTCTGTGTGCGCAGTCCCCTGGTCATGGACGGCTACTGGAAACAACCGGAGCAGACGGCAGAGGCGCTGCGCAATGGCTGGCTGCACACGGGCGACATGGCGCGCCGCGATTCCCACGGCTATTACTACCTGGTGGATCGACGCAAGGACATGGTCATTTCTGGTGGCTTCAACGTCTATCCGAAGGAGATCGAGGACGTTATCGCCCAGCACCCATCAGTCGCCGCAGTGGCCGTCATTGGCGTACCGGATGAACGCTGGGGTGAAGCTGTCAAAGCCATCGTCGTCATACGGCCGGACGTACGAGTCGGCCCGGAAGAACTTCGCGAGTTCGTGCGTCACGCAAAAGGTGCCGTGTGCACCCCCAAGACCGTGGACTTCGTGGAGGCCTTGCCGCTGACCCCGCTCGGTAAGCCCGACAAGAAGGCGCTGCGCGAGCGCTATTGGGGCAGCTTGGCCAGATCGATTCACTGA